GATTTGGGGATGGATCTAAAATTTGCACTGCAAGCTTTACAATTTCTCTAGGTGTAAAAAATTCACCTTTTTCACCAACTAATTTACTTTCTGCAAAAGTTTCAAAAGCCTCCCCTACTATATCTTTTTCAGTTTTTAGTAATGCGATTTGCTCTAGTTCCCCAACTACATAAACAATTGATTTTGCATCAAGTGTTATTTCTTCATTTGTAATAAAAATTCCATCATCTTCTAATTCTTCTTTTACTTTTATAAACAATTTTTGTATTCGTTTTTTAACTTTACCATATTGTGCTATTTTAATTTCTTCATTTTCACTTTTATCATTATTGATTGTCTCCATTTCTTCTGTTGTTATTCTAAAATTTGGCAAACTATTAAGTTCATATTTCTCATCAATAATCTTACAAAAGATTAGTTTAATCATTTCGCTTCCAAGCTTTTCTTTCCTACTAATATTTGTATTAGAATATAAAGTATTTAGTATACGCCTAAAAACAGGTTTTAGATTTTTAACAGGTTTTAGTTTATCTTTTGTTATATTACCTATTGCTTCTATCGTTTCTCCTTTTTTCGGTATATTAAATAGACAATCTTTCTTTACTTCTCCTTTAGAATTTTTATATAAATATTCAATTTCTTCTCCATTAGTCCAAACTCCAAACAAAGCAGAAGTAGCTTGCATATAACTCGTCAGTTGTTCTAAACCATCTTTTCTACTTTTCTTTTTAACCTCAACAATACCAAGTATATCGCTATATTGATTTCTATTTTTTGATTTATCTTTGTATATTACAATATCTGCTTTTTTTACAGCACTACCCATTTGTATTGAAACTTCAATATCTAATTGCTCTTTGTCATAAAAATAGTCGTCATACAATATCTTTTCATATTCTTGTCGTACTTTTTCTTCAGGCTTTTTTAAATCTACAGCTTTGTTTGTTGCAAAATCATTAATGTATCCATCCTTTAACATACTAATTTTTATTGATTACCCTAACTTATACTTATATTATTCTCATTTGCCATCAGTTGATTTACCATCGCTATCGTTAGAATTGTCAGGAGAGTCATAAGGATTGCGGTAAGGGAGCATTTCCGGTACAGTTCCATCTTTAGGCAATAACTTCTTTAATCCGTCTTCTAAAGCTTTCTCACCGGTTTCTTCTCTAACCTCATATTTTGGTGGATCTCCTAAACATTTCCAAAAATTGGTTAAACTTTCAAAGTTGGGACCTAATTTTGGAGTACAGTGTTGAGCAATTGATTTTGACGTATCAAGAATTTCAGTGGTAGCAGTTGTTATATAGCTGATAAGTCCAATTTGTTCGAGTCCTTTAGCTACCCAAAATAATATTACCAGAGAAGCAACAGCTATCATAACGTACCATTTGGCTATGATAGTCCACAAAAACATTCCCATAGGGTTAGCTGCTATTAGTCTTCTTAAAGCTTGCCACATATATATAATTACCGAAAAATAGTTAAAAAATCTACGAGTAGAAATTACATGAATTGTAAAAAAATAACAATTTTTTTATTAGTGCAAGGGTCAGTATAGTGTATAATTAAAATTAAATGTTGTAAATATTCTTAATTAGATAGGATGAGAGATAAAATATTATTGGTACAAGGAGCATATTGATACCAATCATAACAAAAATTAGATTGATATTATCAAAATTTTGTAAAACAAGACCGCTAAGTATGATGTTGGGTATTAGTAGCGGCATGATTAATATTGCTAACAGATTAGTATTTGACCTAAAATAGCTTTGAACAGCTCCAATTAAAACTAATAGGCTACTGGACAAAATTAATAATAGAGTTAGATTGATCAAAAGATAGCTTACTATTAGCATGTCAAGATCGAAGATAATATAAATTATTGGTATATTTAATAAAGCACTGGTGAGGGAACTAAAAATTATGGTAATTAATTTAGCGGCAATAATTTCACTCTCATTGAAGCTAGATAATAGTAACTCTAAACTTCCGTCCTCGACATCTTGCTGAAATATTAGACTAGAAAAGCCAATTAGAGCTATCGGTAAAACAATTATTGAAAAAATAATTCCAAATTTTTTAATATCTGTTTGGTCATTAATTAAAGCAGTACTGAAAATACAAAATAAAAAGAATATAAATAGATATTTACTAAGATTATTAATACGATTTTGAATTAAATATTCCCATTTGATCAGTTGTATTAGTTTATGCATATAACTATAGTAGAATTGATTGATGAGAAGTTGGTGACGTCGTCACTTATCAGACTTAGTGTCATCCCTGCTTCAGTGCGGGATCTTAGATTCCCGCCTACGCGGGAATGACAATAGTGGGCGGGAATGACAATTTACAATTACCCCTACTACCCAATTCTCCTAAATTAACTATAGCTTCTTTTAAAGTAGACAAAAATAATTCCCTATTACGATCTAGAAAATATTGTTCTAAAGCAGCATTCACATACTCCGTAACTTCTGCCTTGTTTTGTAATTGTTCTCTTAAGTAATTGGTAAATTTTTCCATATAATTATTCTCTAATATTACTTGCAGTAATAATAGAATATATCAAACACATAACCGATGCAACACAAAGTCCAACACCAATCTCAATGGTAAAAATACCAATATGTTGAGCTAGCAATTTATCATCTGCCAAAGAATAATAGTTTAAATAATTATCGTCAAATAATATTGATACCATACCGGTTAAGGCATAGATCAATACTCCGATAGTAGCCATACCAACTAGTAAATCAGTAGAGAAATATTGCCGTAATTTAAATTGACCATGAACTAAATCAAAACCAATTATCGTAGAAGCAAATATAGTACCAGCCTGGAATCCACCCCCTGGTGATGCATCACCATTAATTTGAATATATAGACCGTATAAAAATATATAGGGTAAGATAAAAAGAGTAATATATTTTATAATAACAAAATTTTTAAGCATCTTTAGTATTTTTTTGTGAGAATAGTAATAATACCGATATTCCAGCAATTAAAATGACGGCAGTTTCTCCAAGAGTATCATACCCTCTATAGCTAGCTAATAGGGCTGCAACAAAAGATGGAATGCCAATGTCACTTTTAGTATGTTCAATATAATATTTGGTTAGATGGTTTTGCAATGGAGAATCTATCGCTCCATATTCTAATAAATCAATCCCTGCGAAGGCGAGTACTACTATAAAAATTATGCATATAATTGATGAACTTATTACTCGTGTTGGTTTAAGATTGTCGTTTTGTACGGCTGGCAATTTGCTTAGAAATCCTAAAAATACACAGCTAGATAAACAAGCACCAAGAGCGACTTCAGTCATTGCTACGTCGGGAGCATCCATCAGTAGATAAGATAAACCAATAAGTAAGCTAAACATAGAGTTTATTATTACTGTTTCTAATAAAGAGTTACAAAATATCAGCTTAATTGATACGACAACAAGTAATATCAAGATTCCCACAAGCAACCAGCTAGCTAGTTGGAAATTTATTATGTCTGGTATAACAAATAAGCGATCAATCATTTTAATTCTTTTGAGTTATTTGGGCTTAATAGGGAAGCCTTGCCAATTGCATGAGTAGATACCGGATTTAATATTAAAATCAATATAGCTGCAAAAACTAATTTAAAAGAGCTAGTAAAATCATGTTGTAAAAAAGCAAGCCCAACAAGTGATAAAGGTACTCCACAACATTCAATTACACTGGCAGCATGAATTTTTGTATAAAAGTCAGGAAATCGAAAAAGCCCAACAATGCCGGAAAATATTGCTATAATTCCAAGTAGGGTTAATCCATAACCAATAACAAATATCATAAATATCCTCAGAAATTAAATCTTTAACTAGCCAGGGTTAGCTATTCTCCTTGAGCAAGCGAATACCCTGCTTTCCCATCAAATTCAAAGAGATTCTCAATTTTAATAAAATCTATTTCTGCCTTGCTTAAAGATTCAAGTAAATGGGCTATAGATAAATGGGTTATTCTTTCTCCATCCTTCCTTGCCATAAAGCGACAACACCAATGATCAGATAATAATTCAAATCTCTCATCTCTGGGCCATAATTTAAGTCCCATGGAAGATACGGTTTTTAATTCTAAGTCACCTAAACTGATAGTTTGAATTTTTTCTGCTACCTCATGGGCAGTCAATGCCACCATCTGTATGAATACATCACTACCTACCAATTCTTTAACTTCTTTATTATTAATCGAATATATCTGTTCAATAGTTTGTTGTTGAGCAACTACTGAGGAATATGCGGCTGCTTTGAGGGTAGAAGGTTCAGTACCTAGCCTTTTCACTACTTCATCGGCAAATTCCGTAGTACCAACTTTTCTGCTAGATATTTTGTCATTGTAGATATCTCCAGTATGAACCCCATCCTCAATGGTTTTTTTCCAGGCATTTTCTATTAATGCAGCAATATCATGTTGTCCGATGTGAACTAGCATCATAATTGCGGCGTTAAGCAAACCAGAAGGATTAGCTATATTACGACCGGCAATATCCGGGGCAGAGCCATGTACAGCTTCAAATAAAGCATAATTCTGCCCTATATTAGCAGAGCCAGCGAGTCCTACTGAACCAGAAATTTCTGCAGATACGTCAGATATAATATCACCATACAGATTTGAAGTTACAATGACATCAAATAATTCTGGCTGGGCTGCTAGCCTGGCAGTACCGATATCTATAAGATAATAGTCACCTTGAATCTGCTTATATTCATTAGCAATTTCCTCAAAAACCTTATGAAAAATCCCGTCAGACATTTTCATAATATTATCTTTACTGAAACATGTGACCTTTTTACGATTATTTTTTATTGCATACTCAAAGGCATATCTAATAATTCTTTCGCTACCAACTCGGCTGATTAGCTTAAGAGACTCATAAACATTGTGAGTTTGGCGATATTCAATTCCTGCATATAAATCTTCAACATTTTCCCGTACTATCACTACGTTTAGATGTGGATGTAGTGTTTTAACAAAAGGAGCATAAGAAATAGCAGGGCGAACATTAGCATAAAGAGATAGGGCTTTTCTAAGAGTTACATTTAAGCTTTTATACCCGCCGCCTAGAGGGGTGGTAATAGGTGCCTTTAGAAGTATCTTAGTTCTTGCCAATGATTGCCAAGTATCTTGTGCTATCCCTGAAGTATAATGCTTCTGGTATAATTTTTCTCCTACTTCCACTACTTCTATACGTATTCTAGCAGAAGCTTCCTTTAAAATATATAATACCGCTTGCATGATTTCTGGACCTATACCATCACCATAAGCCACTGTAATAGGCTTGAATTCTTTCATTATAGCCTCTATCAAATTAGATTAACATTCATTCGTATCAAACTGACGTCATTGCGAGGAGGCGTTAGCCTACTAAGCAATCCATAAAAATTAATATAATATGGATTGCCGCGTCGCCGCAAAGCGGCTCTGAGCCATGACGCTTGAGATGCATATACCTATACTAGTTATATTATTCGTATTTAATTATAACATGTTTTAATTGATTATTTAGCTCCACTATCACTTCTTGGGTAATATTTAAGGTATTTTTAGCAAATAAAATTTGAGTACTAGGTATAACCAAATCAAGATTATATTTTTCTGCTAAATCATTTATAATTTTTATAGTTGTTTCGTGTACCTTGCCTAAACCTTCAGAATGAGCCTGTTCAAGACGTACTTTCCTATCTTGTATTTCTTTTTGTACTATGTTTACTTTTTTGTTAAAAGCATCAACTTCTTGTTCAAAGGCTGATTCACTTAAAGAGTTACGTTTTTCCATTAATAGATTATCTATTCCTTTAAGTTCTACATCCTTCTTTGATAAATCTTGTCGAATTTTTTTACCTATCTGCTCTACAGCCTTTCTTATAGACTGGATTGCTACAGAATGTTCTATAATAGAATGTATATCTACAATAGCAACTCTTGCAGCAAATCTGTTGTCAATATGGCTATTGCCTCTATGACTACGGATCATAAGGCTGCTATCAACATTTGTATTAGACGCATGAGTAGTTGAATAGTAGTTAATTACTAAACAGCTTATTATTGTTAACCAAATATAATGTTTCATATCTTTAATTGTGAGCGTTCACGGTTTTTTTGCTATTTTCTTATGACGAATAAAAAATCTGCTCGCCAAGCGTCTATTAGCGAGGAGCCGCTTTGTAGCAACGCAGCATCCATATTATATGAATTTTTATGGATTGCTTAGTAGGCTAACGCCTCCTCGCAATGACGGTAGTGCATCGATAAATACTAATTGCGTCTATAGCTTTTTCCGTATTAAAAATGCGTAGAAAACTTTAGATGGAAAGTTTGCTTATCATCATAAGGTTTCTTCTTAATTGGCCAAGCCCAGTCCATTCTGATAGGGGCAAGGCGAGTGACCCATATAAAACCTACCCCAACAGAAGCACGAAGCGATCTATCATTATAAAAACTATTAGCTCTATAAGCACTTTTAGAATTTAGTCCTACACCCCACAGACTACCAACATCCATAAAAACAGCACCAGTTACATTAAAATCTTCTGGTAAACCAGTTGGGAAGTTAAGTTCTGTTGAAACGGTATAATATTTTTCTCCACCAAGTCCTTCATTTGTTGCTTTTTCTCTAGGACCTATTCCACTGGGAGCAAATCCTCTAAGGCTATAATCACCCAAATTAAAGCGATCAGAAATTCTGACAGTTTTTCCTCCTATGCCCCTAATATCACCAACACTACTTGAAAGTTTTACAGTGAGTTTATTATTAATAAAAGATTTAAAATACTTACCGTCTAGTTCATGTTTTAAATATCTGTTATTTCCCCCAACACCAGCAAATTCTTGGGTACCGCTGATAATGTAACCATTTTTAGGAACAATCCTACTATCAAGTTGATCATAAGTGATAGTATGCCCAATGGCAGATGTTACGAATTTTCCCATTTGTTCATTTAAGAATATAGAACCCGAATTGCCTGGAGAGCTTAATATTTCTCTTTTAATAGTATGGTCAATTTCATGACTTAAATCTTCTGCAATATCATAACCAAGAGAGGTTTTGAGTCCTATAGATTTTAACGTATAATTTTGATCTCCTTGTGAAAGAAATGAAGTGCCTCGACCACTATGATTCTTGAAAGCATTGAAACCTAGTGATAAGTCTTTATCGAGAAAATGAGGTTCAGTTATGCCGCCGTAGTAACTAATACTTTTCTTTCCTACTTGTACTCCAGCATTTAACAATTTCCCGGTACCAATTAAGTTGCGTTCTAAGAATGATACACGTCCGAATAATCCACCTGCTGTGTTATAGCCAGCATCAAAACTAATTGATGATGTTGATTTTTCCTCAACATCAATATTAATATCATATTTGTCTTTTCGTGTAGTTGGTGTGATGCTAATAAATATTTTTTCGAAATAATCTAAATTACGTAAATTTCGATCACCTTTCTCGATATAAGAACGATTAAATATATCCCCTTCAGAAATCTTAAATTCTCGCCTAATAACTTTATCTTCAGTTTTGAGATTATTAGTAATATTAATTTGATTAATATACACTTTATCTGCCTTATCTATAACAAATTTAACGTCAACCGTATAATCCGGATTTTTGCTGCTTGTATCAGGGTAAACACTAATTCCTGGATAACCTTGACTGGCAAAATATGCAGTTAGTTTATTGGTTATTTTATTTAAACGATTAATATTGAATGTTTCGCCGGAGGTAACATTAATATATTTTTTAATTTCATTTAGATCAATGTTAGGTAATTTATTGTCAATAGTAATATTGCCAAAATTATATTTTGCTCCCTCTTCAATGGAGTAAGTAATGGTAAAATATTCCTTGGTTGGATTCAGTTCTGCTGTAACAGAAATAACGCGAAAATCGGCAAATCCTACTGATTGATAAAATTCCTTTAGTAATTCTTTATCATACTCCAAACGGTCTGGATCGTAGGTATCATTAGTTTCTAAAAAACTAAACCATTTCGATTGTTTGGTTAGGATAACAGATTGCAGTTCATTAGTACGATAATTATTATTTCCTTGGAAATAAATTTGTTTAACTGTTGTTTTAGGTCCTTCTGCAATATCAAAAGTAACTCTTACTCGATCATTCTCAAGCTTTTCGATTTGTGGGGTGACAGTTGTCGAATAACGACCGGAACGTTTGTACATCTCCTTAATCTTTTCGACATCCAGTTGGATTTTAGCCCGACTCATTGATTCGCCAGACATGGTAATTGTTTCCTTCGATAATACAGAGGTTTTGAGTTTAGAATTACCTTTGAATATTACCTTAGCAATAAAAGGAGTTTCTGAGACAGTAACTATTAAATTGCCACCACTTACTAGTCTAATAGTTATATTCTCAAATAAAGATGTTGCGTAAAGATTTTTGATTGCCTCATTTTCTCTTGACGAACTATATTCTTCTCCAACTCGAAGTTTTAAGTAATTTTCAATAGTTGAGGTTTCAATCCTTTTGTTACCTTGAATAGTTATTTTTTTAACATACTCAGCTGATAAAGCGGAGATATTATATAAAATAGTTGTTGCCAAAATAGCTAGTTTAATAGTTGATTTGACGTTTGTTTTCACAAGAACCTTCTTTAATAAATATTTTGATTTTATAGCTAACTCGATTAGTTATTTAGTATTGGCGTCATTGCGAGAAGCCGCTTTACGGCAACGAAGCAATCAATGGATTGCTTCGTCGGCTAATGCCTCCTCGCAATGACTCCTGGGATGTCTAAAACTTATTCGGGTTAACTTAATCATTTAAAAACTAAGTTTTTTATATCATTTGACAGAGAAATTACAATAAGAAAAATAATTATCCCTATACCTAATCTTAGTATAACATTTTTTATTGCCCCACTAAGTGTTTTACCAAAAATTATTTGATATATTATAAATGCTAAATGTCCACCATCCAGAACTGGAATTGGTAGCAAATTAAGTAAACCTAGATTAATTGATATCATGGCAACAAATAGGGCAAAGCTTGCTACTCCTTGTTCTAAAGATTTTTCTGATTCTTTGGCAATGGTAATTGGTCCACCAATTTCATTTAATGATCTTGTCCCCATTAGCATTTGTCCAAAATGTCCTAAAATTAAATTTGAGATATAAATAACGTCTACAGATCCTTGATAGATACTTTGAAAAATATTCATTTTAATATAAATAGGCTCATTTTTAGCAATAATTCCTATATAAGGTCTTTTTAGATTAGGATGATTATCTAGTTTTTTCTCTACCGGAATTATAGAAATATCTATAACCTCACCATTTCTGTCAACTAAAAGATGGAGAGGCTTGATTCCATTGGTTAATAGGTTGTTTTGTAAATCGACGATACTGTTAATTTTATTATTATTCACTATAATAATTTTATCGTCTTTTGCAAGTCCAGCTAGCTCTGCAGGGGAATTAGCTACCACTTCACCAATTATTGGTGGTATCTCTATTTGACCGTGGGAAAAATAAATAGTTGTGAATATTAGAATGGCTAACAAGTAATTAGCTATAGGTCCAGCGGCTATAATTAAGAATTGGGCATAGAGGGGCTTGCTAAGAAAGGCGTAATGTGCCGGATTCGGATGCTCTACTTCTGCTGGTAATTTGGACAATGATGCGGTACTCGAATCCTCACGTACGCTAGAGTACGCTGCGGTTCGAGGTGAAGCGTCTCCTTCAAATTCCTCAGCATAAGCGAGTTTCCGAAGAGGTCTATTATTTTTACAAGATTTGGGTTTTTCAAATGTTGCAGAGTCAAATCCATAAATTTTAACGTAACCACCGAAGGGTATGGTGCAAATTTTCCATTTTACGCCATCTTTGTCTATTTTAGAGAATAGTTCCTTGCCAAAACCTATCGAGAACTCCTCAACCTTTACCCCAAACATTTTAGCTACGTAATAATGACCAAACTCATGAACAAATACTAATAGGCTGATGGTTAGAATAAATCCAAATATTGATAACATACAACTCATTATTTTTTTAAGAGGTTTACTAAGTTATACTTTTTTGCTATAGCTATAGTCAATTGATGAGAAGTTGGGAACGTTGTCACTCATAAGCGTCAGTTTAAGAAAACAATAATTGAGAAACCGTCATTGCGAGGAGACCTTAAGGTCGACGAAGCAATCCACAAAAGTTATTAGAAATGGATTGCCACGCCACCTACGGTGGCTTGCAATGACTTTATTTTCTTAAACTGATGCCTATGCGTTGTCACTCGTCGCTCCATCGTTCCTAGCCCCAAATTCTCCTGAATTGATTATAATGTAGCAAATAATTGAAAATTTTATGACCTCAGCCAAAATTAACACCAAAACGATAGCACGCATTGCTGCGGTACAAGCAATTTATCAGTATAAACCGGAAGATCCTAAGCACAACATAGAAAAAATCATACAGCAAATTATTCAATTCTATCAAGATGAGAGAGCGGCTAATAGTTTAACAACCAATCTAACAGCTAGTTTAAATAAACCAATAAAAGTAAAATTAAGTATAAGCCATTTTGAATTGTTAGTAAAGTCTGTAGTTATAAATCTACCTCAAATTGATAAGATGATATCAAGGCATTTAACAGCTGAATGGCAAATTACTAGCTTACCTGTTCTGCTTCTTGCTCTTCTGCGTGTGGCAATCTGTGAATTACAATTTTTTCCAAATGTACCGAATAAAGTGGTAATTAATGAATTCACCGACATTACAAATGATATGTTGAGTGAGGGCGAGGTTGGTTTTGTTAATTCTGTATTGGATAGAATTGCTAAAATATCTAGCGAAAATTTTGAAGAGATTGCCGATCATGACATCTAACATATTAGGTTTTAGAGGTAAATTTGTTGCCGTTAAAACTGCAAAAAGGCGAAAAACTTCATCAAAAGAGTGGCTTGCACGCCAATTAAATGATCCTTACGTTGCTAAAGCCAAGCTTGATGGTTACAGATCCAGGTCAGCTTATAAGTTGCTGGAAATTCATGAGAAATTTAATTTGTTAAAACCAGGGATGAAATTAGTTGATTTAGGGGCTGCCCCAGGGGGATGGAGCCAGGTTGCTGCCAAAATTATTAAATCTGATGAATCTGCTAGTAATAATAGTATGATAATTGCCGTTGATTTGCTTGAGATTGAGCCAATCATTGATGTAGATTGTTTGCAAAAAGACTTTTATGCTGAAGATACTGAAGAGACTATTATAAAAATGCTAAATGGCAGTGCTGATATTGTAATGAGCGATATGGCTGCGAACACGACTGGTCATGCGAAAACTGATCATATTCGGACTCTTGACTTATGTGTGCATGCGATTGACTTTGCTTTAAAAATTTTAAAGCCGGGAGGGCATTTTATTGCTAAAATTTTTCGAGGTGGTACAGAAAATAGTGCCTTGAACAGAATTAAACTTAATTTTCATAAGGTTAAGCATTTTAAACCATCTTCTAGCCGGAAAGAGTCAGTAGAGATTTATTTAATCGCTCTAAGTAGGAAATCTGTATAATTTTCGTTTAAAAAAGTACCAAGAATAATAAAGTACAAAAGTCCCAACAACAGTATATGTAGAAAATAGAAAACCTTGTCCATCATAAAGTCCATGGGCTATATAAGAAGATAAAGATCCAGAATAAATACCAATAGCACACATAGTGAAATATATTGCCAGTGCGGTTCTCAAATCTTGGGCTTCAAATTTACCGGATAATATTAATATATTACAAATAAAAATAGCACATAAACATACACTAATTGTAGAAAGGAGATAGATGTTGCCTATTAAAGTGACCCCATAGTGGGGTAAAAGAATAAAGCTGGCTAAGAGGATAATCATCAGTATTAAGTTAGCAAGATATTTGTTGATTATTTTTAATGATAGCACAACAGGTGATATCATTAAAAATATGCTTATAAGAGTATAATGAGTAATAGTATCTATCTTTGATACAGGGAAGTTTTTCTCTAAAGCAAATTCTTCATAATACCATAATATATCAAAAGTAATGTAAGATACCATAAAGCCTGTTAGGATCTGTAATTCTATATTCTCAATTAAGAATGAAAATCTAGAAACTAAAGTTGTATTTTTGTTAATATTCTCTCTTTGTAAGCAAGTTATAATAATGAAACTATAAAGTAATGTACATAATAATAACCCA
This genomic interval from Candidatus Tisiphia endosymbiont of Dioctria linearis contains the following:
- a CDS encoding RlmE family RNA methyltransferase, encoding MTSNILGFRGKFVAVKTAKRRKTSSKEWLARQLNDPYVAKAKLDGYRSRSAYKLLEIHEKFNLLKPGMKLVDLGAAPGGWSQVAAKIIKSDESASNNSMIIAVDLLEIEPIIDVDCLQKDFYAEDTEETIIKMLNGSADIVMSDMAANTTGHAKTDHIRTLDLCVHAIDFALKILKPGGHFIAKIFRGGTENSALNRIKLNFHKVKHFKPSSSRKESVEIYLIALSRKSV